A genomic region of Papaver somniferum cultivar HN1 chromosome 7, ASM357369v1, whole genome shotgun sequence contains the following coding sequences:
- the LOC113296051 gene encoding uncharacterized protein LOC113296051, with amino-acid sequence MTGNMWNSSYDLQVLKFFYLKCRRVKTTRITEIYFHLPNHPFILICCDGASRGNPGEAGYGFICILGNEEYMFAMSRGLGLATNFMAEFFAIICAGEWEINNNFLKVCFQTDSQAVMTAFQNGEVPWWACTRWNRIKITLQDWYFTHGYREINFSADLMAKKGAGLAKGEKRKYDTRPDFIGTIEVPDKPYYKFC; translated from the coding sequence atgaCAGGAAACATGTGGAATTCATCTTATGACCTGCAAGTTTTGAAGTTCTTTTATTTGAAATGTAGAAGAGTGAAGACAACAAGGATAACTGAGATTTACTTCCATCTTCCTAATCATCCATTCATTTTAATATGTTGTGATGGAGCCTCAAGGGGAAATCCAGGTGAAGCAGGTTATGGTTTTATATGCATACTGGGGAATGAAGAATACATGTTTGCTATGTCTCGAGGTTTGGGCCTTGCTACAAATTTTATGGCAGAATTTTTTGCAATAATATGTGCTGGAGAATGGGAAATCAACAACAACTTCCTTAAAGTCTGTTTTCAAACAGATTCTCAAGCAGTAATGACAGCATTTCAAAATGGAGAAGTACCATGGTGGGCTTGTACTAGATGGAACAGAATAAAAATTACTCTTCAAGACTGGTACTTTACTCATGGCTACAGGGAGATTAACTTCTCAGCTGACTTAATGGCAAAAAAAGGAGCAGGACTAGCCAAGGGAGAAAAGAGAAAATATGATACAAGACCTGACTTCATAGGAACAATAGAAGTACCAGATAAACCATACTacaaattttgctaa
- the LOC113296052 gene encoding uncharacterized protein LOC113296052, with product METVEASLRKQWIVKGKFQLIPLGKGFFIIKLDNEEDISLIWKCLWIVESQNLKLRAWEPNFNLNNQKTTSSFVWVMFPGLSIEYWKENIILQMGNKVGRAIKVDENTLKRENGFYASVLVEVDLEKSIPSKISIESKYGKFEQSLQIPKLPKFCNHYTTIGHLVAECRMKRKEHQQEPVKEVEEIFREEEPIDAVIHPMLQLGESSTSGSFHILQDKSEELKELLEAQNSIPVQ from the exons ATGGAAACAGTTGAAGCATCATTGAGAAAACAATGGATTGTAAAAGGTAAATTTCAACTTATTCCATTAGGTAAAGGATTTTTCATAATCAAATTAGATAATGAAGAAGACATAAGTTTAATCTGGAAATGTCTTTGGATTGTTGAATCTCAAAATCTGAAATTAAGAGCCTGGGAACCAAATTTTAATCTAAATAATCAAAAAACTACATCATCATTTGTATGGGTTATGTTTCCTGGTTTAAGTATTGAGTACTGGAAGGAGAATATTATCCTACAAATGGGTAACAAGGTTGGAAGAGCAATCAAAGTTGATGAAAATACCTTGAAAAGAGAAAATGGTTTTTATGCAAGTGTTCTAGTTGAAGTAGACTTGGAAAAATCAATTCCTAGTAAAATTAGTATTGAATCAAAGTATGGAAAATTTGAGCAGTCTTTACAGATTCCTAAGTTACCTAAGTTCTGTAATCATTATACAACAATTGGTCACTTAGTTGCTGAATGCAGAATGAAGAGAAAAGAACACCAACAAGAGCCAGTTAAAGAG gTGGAGGAaatttttagagaagaagaaccTATTGATGCTGTAATTCACCCCATGCTTCAACTTGGAGAATCTTCTACTTCAGGGAGTTTTCACATATTACAAGACAAATCTGAAGAACTAAAAGAACTTCTTGAGGCTCAGAATTCAATTCCAGTACAATAA